Part of the Bacillus cabrialesii genome is shown below.
ATAAATCGGCCGGCGATTGGCGAGGAATCGCTCAGGAGCTCATAAACATTTTTATCCTGATGCTTTTTCATCAGCCTGTGCATGAGCCAGAGCACCGGAATCACAATCATAACGCCGAGGATGTAGCTGTGCCAGGCGTTTTGTTTTGCCGATTCGATCATGAGGATTGGAGCATGCTTCAATCCGACCGCTAACGTATAAAGCGCTCCGAAAAATAATCCTTGATATGAAGAGGTCTTATTCATAAAGCACGTCCTTTCTTTCATGTTCAAAACCGAATATATTTAAACAGGTGTCCCAGCCGAGGCAGCAGGGGATTCACTCTCATATAAATCCACAGAAAAGCACTTCCTGCAATCAGCAGGCTGAAGGCCCATTTTGTTGCAGTGTTGGCGGAACGAAAATTCCTCCATTCATATGCGTAAATCGCAATGCACACAATCACTGTCTGCAGAATATAACTGATCATCCGACGCACCTCCATTAATGGCTGATCGTTTTATACAAGACGCCGCCTTGCTCAATCGTCACAATGGGAAGGACATGAATCTCCATATCCTTGTAGACATCATCCCATTTCTTGCTCCGCATATTCTTCGTAATGGCCATGCTTCTTATCATTCGGTCTTGAAAGCCGGCCGGGTCCGCTTTTCGCTTTTGCAGCCGGTGAACGGTGCTGATCACGTCTTCCTTTATAGCCCTGTTTAAAGCTTTTTGTATGATGTAAAATTGGTCATTTTCTCTTGTCTCATAGGTGGATTGGTTTTCCATAATAATTCCTTTGGCTCTGATCTCGATTGTCACCGACAGCTTTCCGTTTTTTTCAGCCGCATGAAAGGATGCGTTGGACTTTTGAAGCTGAATGGACGCTTTCCCCATTTGATTCGGCAGGTCTAATATGAACTCCGGCTGACGGGCTTGATTCAGCAAAATCAGAGCCGCTGTCATGTGTTCATCTTTGAAAATATCCACTAATTTGTCACTTTTAAAGATGGCAAGTCCGTCAATTTTTAGATTTGATTTCCCTTTCCCGCCGGGCTTTGTTTTAGATGCGGTGATGACTGGCGCATACGCATCGCTGCCTTTTTCTAATAGGTCGGACATGAATCTGCTTAAAAAAACGGGGCGGTTCGTCGCCATAATGGCCAGCTCCCGAATCATCTCCGCAGGAAACTGTTCAAGCTGCACATCGGTGTTTAAAATGTCCCGCGCTTCTCCCCGGCTGACTAAAATGAGCGCCGTTAATCTGTTTTGCGGATTTCGCGTTAAAATATCAAAGACTGGGGCGACGCCTTCTCTCGCCATCTCTTCTCCAATAACGACCGTACGCCTGTGGGATGTATTGATCGTCCGGGACAAGGAGGTTTGCAGCTTGTTGTTCGCTTCCTTGATCGTGGTGCCGGAAGCTGAATCAACGTACCATGTTTTTGAACCGGCAGTTCCTCCTCCTCCCCCTGTTTGTCCGCCTAATTGGCCAACCAAGGGAATCTGCAGGGCCACCCGATACTGATCTTTTTTCTTATCAATGGCTGAGCTGACAACAAATGCGATATCGTTGATTTCTGTCCGGTCCCAGCACCCCGCCAGAAGCATACAAAAAAGAAGCGGCGCAACACACTTATATATTGTTTTCTTCATCTTGAGGGTCCTCTCTTTTTGCTCCCTTCTGTCCGTTGCCGCGCGAATATGTGCCCGGTCTTCTGATCATCGTCCACCAAGGCGCCCGGACTAAAATATCTTTTACTTCATCACGTTTAAACGGAGATATCCCTGATAAATAAGGAATGCCGAAAGATTGCAGCTTGCATAAATGAAGCACTAAAATAATGGTGCCGAGCATAATGCCGAATATCCCGAAAATGCTTGCCAGAATCATAAGCGGAAAACGAAGCATCCTGATAGAGATGGCTAAATTAAAGCGCGGAATGGTAAATGACGCGATCCCAGTTAACGATACGATGATCACCATAGGGGCAGACACGATTCCCGCTTCAACGGCGGCCGTCCCGATGACAAGGGCGCCGAGAATGCTGACGGTCTGGCCGATGGTTTTCGGCAGGCGCACTCCCGCTTCACGGAGAGCCTCAAAGGAAATTTCCATAATCAATGCTTCCACGATGGCAGGGAAAGGAATCGGTTCACGGGCAGATGCTACGCTGAACATTAAGTTTGTCGGCATTAAGTCCTGATGGTATGTAATAACGGCGACATAAATAGCCGGCAAATAAAGAGCAACGAATAAAAACATATAGCGAAGCCAGCGGATCAAGTTAGACATCAAATAGCGCTCATAGTAATCTTCACTGGCCTGCATCAGCTGCCAAAACGTAATCGGCCCTGTTAAGACAAAAGGCGTATTATCTGTGAAAATGGCGAATCGGCCTTCGAGAAGCTGGGCGGCGACAGTATCCGGCCTTTCCGTATATTGCAGCTGGGGGAAGGGCGAGTAGGTGTCGTCTTCGATAAACTCCTCAATATATCCGCTTTCTAACACCGAATCAATCTTGATGTTTTTGATTCTTTTTTTCACTTTGTCAATCACTTTTGGGTCGGCAAGACCGTCAATATAGGACAAGACAATATCGGTTTTGGTTTTCGTGCCGATTTTAAAAGAGATCATTTTAAGCTGAAGCGTTTTGACGCGAAAGCGCACAAGAGCGGTATTGACCCTGAGGCTTTCAGTAAAGCCCTCTCTCGATCCTCTGATGGTCGATTCTGTGATCGGTTCTTCAATGCTTCTTCTTTGGCCGCCTTTTATTTTTAAGATCAGGCATTTTGAATGCCCCTCGGCAAATAAAACCGCGTTTCCCTCAATGATAGATTCAGCCACTTTGCTTACACTTGTTTCTGATGCAACGCTTGAAATCGATAGTGTATTTTGCAGCGCTTCCTCATGTTCATCTATCTGATCTGTCAGGTGCTTCAAGAAAGGACGGAGGGCGTGATCCTGAATATGTTCAGATTTTACAATTCCTTCGATATAAACAATAAATCCGCACAGCCTGTTTCCGAAGTCAAATTGTCTAAATACGATGTCTGAGCAGCCTTCTGTTAATAAAGTCAGATTTTCGAGGTTTTCCTTCAAATCGGAAGAGATCGGTCTGTCCTGATTGTCTTCAAGCTCTTTGATGAGCTGAAGCGCTTTGTCGCGTTTATTCATGAGGCTCACCCTGCTTTTTCAATGTCTTATACTGAAGTGCTTGTGACTTTTAGGGTAACCTTGTCTGTTTTAGATATTCCTGGTCTAGGATGAAAGCGCTATAAAAAATTGTTGACTACATGTATATACAGGAATACAATATAATCATAAGTTGTATATACAAGTTATCAAACGGATACGGAGGGGTTGGCATGGGGGAACTGAACAAATCGGCACGGCAGATTGTCGAAGCAGTCGGCGGTGCCGAAAATATTGCAGCGGCAACTCATTGTGTGACACGTTTGCGTTTTGCATTGATAGATGAAAGCAAAGTTGACCAAGAAGTGCTTGATCAAATTGACGTTGTAAAGGGGTCGTTTTCAACAAACGGGCAATTTCAGGTTGTGATCGGCCAGGGAACGGTCAACAAAGTATATGCAGAATTGGTCAAGGAAACGGGGATAGGCGAGTCAACAAAGGACGAAGTGAAGAGGGCGTCAGAAAAAAATATGAATCCTTTGCAGCGTACTGTGAAAACGCTTGCAGATATTTTTATTCCGATATTGCCTGCGATTGTCACGGCGGGTCTCTTGATGGGGATCAATAACATTTTAACGGCGCAAGGCATTTTCTTCAGCGCGAAATCGATTGTGCAGGTCTATCCGCAGTGGGCGGATCTCGCAAATATGATTAACCTGATTGCAGGCACGGCCTTTACATTTCTGCCTGCGTTAATTGGCTGGTCTGCCGTCAAACGGTTCGGCGGGAATCCGCTCCTTGGGATTGTGCTCGGCGTGATGCTCGTGCATCCTGACTTGCTGAATGCGTGGGGATATGGAGCTGCGGAACAAAGCGGAAAAATTCCGGTATGGAATTTGTTCGGCCTTGAGGTGCAGAAAGTCGGCTATCAGGGACAGGTGCTACCGATTTTGCTGGCTTCCTATATGCTGGCGAAGATTGAAATGTTTTTAACAAAGCGAACACCTGAAGGCATACAGCTGCTCGTTGTCGCTCCGATTACGCTTCTCGTCACAGGCTTTGCCTCTTTTATTATTATCGGCCCGGTTACATTCGCGATCGGAAACGTACTGACTTCGGGACTTATCTCGGTGTTCGGCTCTTTTGCCGCACTGGGCGGTTTGTTATATGGGGGCCTCTACTCGGCACTGGTGATTACAGGCATGCATCACACGTTTCTTGCAG
Proteins encoded:
- a CDS encoding Ger(x)C family spore germination protein; protein product: MKKTIYKCVAPLLFCMLLAGCWDRTEINDIAFVVSSAIDKKKDQYRVALQIPLVGQLGGQTGGGGGTAGSKTWYVDSASGTTIKEANNKLQTSLSRTINTSHRRTVVIGEEMAREGVAPVFDILTRNPQNRLTALILVSRGEARDILNTDVQLEQFPAEMIRELAIMATNRPVFLSRFMSDLLEKGSDAYAPVITASKTKPGGKGKSNLKIDGLAIFKSDKLVDIFKDEHMTAALILLNQARQPEFILDLPNQMGKASIQLQKSNASFHAAEKNGKLSVTIEIRAKGIIMENQSTYETRENDQFYIIQKALNRAIKEDVISTVHRLQKRKADPAGFQDRMIRSMAITKNMRSKKWDDVYKDMEIHVLPIVTIEQGGVLYKTISH
- a CDS encoding spore germination protein, coding for MNKRDKALQLIKELEDNQDRPISSDLKENLENLTLLTEGCSDIVFRQFDFGNRLCGFIVYIEGIVKSEHIQDHALRPFLKHLTDQIDEHEEALQNTLSISSVASETSVSKVAESIIEGNAVLFAEGHSKCLILKIKGGQRRSIEEPITESTIRGSREGFTESLRVNTALVRFRVKTLQLKMISFKIGTKTKTDIVLSYIDGLADPKVIDKVKKRIKNIKIDSVLESGYIEEFIEDDTYSPFPQLQYTERPDTVAAQLLEGRFAIFTDNTPFVLTGPITFWQLMQASEDYYERYLMSNLIRWLRYMFLFVALYLPAIYVAVITYHQDLMPTNLMFSVASAREPIPFPAIVEALIMEISFEALREAGVRLPKTIGQTVSILGALVIGTAAVEAGIVSAPMVIIVSLTGIASFTIPRFNLAISIRMLRFPLMILASIFGIFGIMLGTIILVLHLCKLQSFGIPYLSGISPFKRDEVKDILVRAPWWTMIRRPGTYSRGNGQKGAKREDPQDEENNI
- the treP gene encoding PTS system trehalose-specific EIIBC component, producing MGELNKSARQIVEAVGGAENIAAATHCVTRLRFALIDESKVDQEVLDQIDVVKGSFSTNGQFQVVIGQGTVNKVYAELVKETGIGESTKDEVKRASEKNMNPLQRTVKTLADIFIPILPAIVTAGLLMGINNILTAQGIFFSAKSIVQVYPQWADLANMINLIAGTAFTFLPALIGWSAVKRFGGNPLLGIVLGVMLVHPDLLNAWGYGAAEQSGKIPVWNLFGLEVQKVGYQGQVLPILLASYMLAKIEMFLTKRTPEGIQLLVVAPITLLVTGFASFIIIGPVTFAIGNVLTSGLISVFGSFAALGGLLYGGLYSALVITGMHHTFLAVDLQLIGSKLGGTFLWPMLALSNIAQGSAALAMMFIVKDEKQKGLSLTSGISAYLGITEPAIFGVNLRYKFPFIIAMISSGLAGMYISSQGVLASSVGVGGVPGIFSIMSQYWGAFAIGMAIVLIVPFAGTYAYARLKRK